A genome region from Magnolia sinica isolate HGM2019 chromosome 8, MsV1, whole genome shotgun sequence includes the following:
- the LOC131252736 gene encoding 3-oxoacyl-[acyl-carrier-protein] synthase I, chloroplastic-like, with protein sequence MQTLQSPSLRFSPLESLSLPKHPTVRRVRSSNVRRATTISASGSAPKRETDPKKRVVITGTGLVSVFGNDVDTYYDRLLAGESGIGPIDRFDASKFPTRFGGQIRGFKSDGYIDGKNDRRLDDCLRYCLVSGKKALENAGLGAGHLDKIDKERAGVLVGTGMGGLTVFSDGVQSLIERGYRKITPFFIPYAITNMGSALLAIELGFMGPNYSISTACATSNYCFYAAANHIRRGEADLMLAGGTEAAIIPIGLGGFVACRALSQRNDDPQTASRPWDKDRDGFVMGEGAGVLVLESLEHAMKRGAPIIAEYLGGAVNCDAYHMTDPRADGLGVSTCIERSLEDAGVAPEEVNYINAHATSTLAGDLAEVNAIKKVFKNTSEIKINATKSMIGHCLGAAGGLEAIATVKAINTGWLHPTINQFNPEPSVEFDTVANTKKQHEVNVAISNSFGFGGHNSVVVFSAFKP encoded by the exons ATGCAGACACTCCAATCGCCTTCTCTCCGCTTCTCACCCTTAGAATCCCTCTCTTTACCCAAACACCCAACCGTCCGACGCGTCAGATCCAGTAACGTCAGACGCGCCACCACCATCTCCGCTTCCGGGTCTGCCCCGAAGAGGGAGACCGACCCTAAGAAGCGGGTCGTCATAACGGGGACGGGCCTCGTCTCCGTCTTCGGCAACGACGTCGACACCTACTACGATCGCCTCCTTGCCGGTGAGAGCGGCATCGGACCCATCGATCGCTTCGACGCCTCCAAATTCCCCACTCGATTCGGCGGTCAGATCCGAGGGTTCAAGTCCGACGGCTACATCGACGGCAAGAACGATCGGCGTCTTGATGACTGCCTTCGCTACTGCCTTGTCAGTGGCAAGAAGGCGTTGGAGAATGCCGGCCTCGGTGCGGGCCATCTTGATAAG ATAGATAAGGAGCGAGCTGGTGTGCTTGTTGGGACGGGCATGGGTGGTCTTACAGTGTTTTCTGACGGCGTTCAGTCACTTATAGAGAGAGGTTACAGGAAAATAACCCCATTTTTCATTCCATATGCCATAACAAACATGGGCTCTGCCTTGCTTGCAATTGAACTTGGTTTCATGGGGCCGAACTATTCAATTTCTACTGCATGTGCTACCTCCAATTACTGCTTCTATGCTGCTGCTAACCACATCCGGCGAGGCGAGGCTGATTTAATGCTTGCTGGGGGAACTGAAGCTGCAATTATTCCCATTGGCTTAGGTGGTTTTGTTGCATGTAGAGCTCTATCCCAGAGAAACGATGATCCCCAGACTGCATCTAGGCCATGGGATAAAGACCGAGATGGCTTTGTTATGGGTGAAGGTGCTGGAGTATTG GTATTGGAGAGCTTGGAACATGCAATGAAACGTGGTGCACCAATTATTGCCGAGTACTTGGGAGGTGCTGTTAACTGCGATGCTTATCATATGACGGATCCTAGAGCCGATGGACTTGGTGTCTCAACATGCATTGAAAGGAGTCTTGAAGATGCTGGTGTGGCCCCAGAAGAG GTTAACTACATAAATGCACATGCAACTTCCACACTTGCTGGAGACCTGGCCGAGGTGAATGCTATCAAGAAGGTCTTCAAGAACACTTCggaaatcaaaatcaatgcaaCCAAG TCTATGATTGGGCACTGCCTTGGAGCTGCAGGCGGACTTGAAGCCATTGCTACAGTGAAAGCAATTAATACTGGGTGGCTGCATCCTACCataaatcaattt AATCCAGAGCCTTCAGTTGAGTTTGATACGGTGGCAAATACAAAGAAGCAGCATGAAGTGAATGTTG CCATTTCAAATTCTTTTGGATTCGGAGGACACAACTCGGTGGTGGTTTTTTCTGCGTTCAAACCTTGA
- the LOC131253809 gene encoding putative pentatricopeptide repeat-containing protein At1g26500 → MAGSLLGCPFSGQRTEGQYCYSDDILRHGGANWADSGGNLLCSVGVRLLGKILLNFSFYKWAHDIDYIWVLVSKLRDRIEPDEITYGFLIDGFCEIGDLVEACKVWNRMVEEGLEPDVASYEKIIEAFFKCDRISDAMQMFRSVKMERFHDVGISLYRLLITWLCRKGKVDETYMVFDEMLKRGISADNPTLAALVYGLLCKGRVREGYKIVEGIKEPDVGVYHGLIKGLLKLRKAKEATQVFREMPERGCEPTMHTYIMLLQGHLGKGGRKGPHPSVNFESIFVGGLVKVGKSLEATKYLERMMDGGGRVEVPRFNYNRFLHCFSNEEGVVMFEEVGKRLKEVGLVDLADILVRYGEKMATRERRRAAVHIYG, encoded by the exons atggcTGGATCTCTTCTTGGCTGTCCATTTTCAGGCCAGAGAACTGAAGGCCAGTATTGTTACAGCGATGATATTTTGCGGCATGGTGGTGCAAATTGGGCAGACTCAGGAG GGAATCTGTTGTGCAGTGTTGGTGTGAGACTCCTTGGGAAGATATTATTGAATTTCAGTttctacaagtgggcccatgatat TGATTACATATGGGTTTTGGTATCGAAGCTGAGAGATCGAATCGAACCGGATGAGATTACGTATGGGTTTTTGATTGATGGGTTTTGTGAGATTGGTGATTTGGTGGAGGCCTGCAAGGTTTGGAATCGAATGGTGGAGGAAGGACTCGAGCCGGATGTTGCTTCCTACGAGAAGATTATAGAGGCATTTTTCAAATGTGATAGGATTTCTGATGCGATGCAGATGTTCAGATCTGTAAAGATGGAGAGATTTCATGACGTGGGTatctctttatataggcttttGATCACGTGGTTGTGTAGAAAAGGGAAGGTGGATGAAACATACATGGTGTTCGACGAAATGCTCAAGAGAGGGATAAGTGCTGATAATCCAACATTAGCTGCTTTGGTTTATGGGCTTTTGTGTAAAGGGAGGGTTAGAGAGGGCTATAAGATTGTGGAGGGGATAAAAGAGCCTGATGTGGGTGTTTACCATGGGCTGATCAAGGGTCTGTTGAAGCTTAGGAAGGCAAAGGAAGCCACCCAAGTGTTTAGAGAAATGCCTGAGAGAGGGTGTGAGCCCACcatgcacacatacatcatgctctTGCAGGGGCATTTAGGGAAGGGAGGGAGGAAGGGCCCACATCCATCAGTGAATTTTGAGAGTATATTTGTTGGTGGGTTGGTGAAGGTTGGGAAATCACTGGAGGCTACAAAGTATCTGGAGAGGATGATGGACGGTGGCGGCAGAGTTGAGGTGCCAAGGTTCAACTACAACAGGTTCTTGCATTGCTTCTCGAATGAAGAAGGGGTTGTCATGTTTGAGGAGGTGGGGAAGAGGTTGAAGGAGGTGGGGTTGGTTGATCTGGCTGATATTTTGGTGAGGTATGGGGAGAAGATGGCAACTAGAGAGAGGAGGCGAGCGGCGGTCCACATCTACGGTTAG
- the LOC131252738 gene encoding 3-oxoacyl-[acyl-carrier-protein] synthase I, chloroplastic, producing MGSTLLAIELGFMGPNYSISTACATANYCFYAAANHIRRGEADLMLARGTEAAIIPIGLGGFVACRALSQRNDDPQTASRPWDKDRDGFVMGEGAGVLVMESLEHAMKRGAPIIAEYLGGAVNCDAYHVMDPRADGLGVSTCIERSLEDAGVAPEEVNYINAHATSTLAGDLAEVNAIKKVFKNTSEIKINATKSMIGHCLGAAGGLEAIATVKSINTGWLHPTINQFNPEPSVEFDTVANTKKQHEVNVAILNSF from the exons ATGGGCTCCACCTTGCTTGCAATTGAACTTGGTTTCATGGGGCCGAACTATTCAATTTCAACCGCATGTGCTACTGCCAATTACTGCTTCTATGCTGCTGCTAACCACATCCGGCGAGGCGAGGCTGATTTAATGCTTGCTAGGGGAACTGAAGCTGCAATTATTCCCATTGGCTTAGGTGGTTTTGTTGCATGTAGAGCTCTATCCCAGAGAAACGATGATCCCCAGACTGCATCTAGGCCATGGGATAAAGACCGAGATGGCTTTGTTATGGGTGAAGGTGCTGGAGTATTG GTAATGGAGAGCTTGGAACATGCAATGAAACGTGGTGCACCAATTATTGCCGAGTACTTGGGAGGTGCTGTTAACTGTGATGCTTATCATGTGATGGATCCTAGAGCCGATGGACTTGGTGTCTCAACATGCATTGAAAGGAGTCTTGAAGATGCTGGTGTGGCCCCAGAAGAG GTTAACTACATAAATGCACATGCAACTTCCACACTCGCTGGAGACCTGGCCGAGGTGAATGCTATCAAGAAGGTCTTCAAGAACACTTCggaaatcaaaatcaatgcaaCCAAG TCTATGATTGGGCACTGCCTCGGAGCTGCAGGCGGACTTGAAGCCATTGCCACAGTGAAATCAATTAATACAGGGTGGCTGCATCCTACCataaatcaattt AATCCAGAGCCTTCGGTTGAGTTTGATACTGTGGCAAATACAAAGAAGCAGCATGAAGTGAATGTTG cCATTTTGAATTCTTTCTGA
- the LOC131252737 gene encoding putative pentatricopeptide repeat-containing protein At1g26500, protein MNRIRKVKIQARYVPNFHAGNVTEPKPSPIDPSNLLRVCTILYQRQNATDRKLFSNLRNANFPLTHESFLQVCNRFLVSWKPVYRFFRFSVSESKFPHSPTTHDKILDIYGRSRNVELLWEFLQETAEKKLVTVTTLRIAARWLAVAKEMKKCVEMFRLLEDAHCYDSYSIEVLNSVVESLCCRKLVLEARYLVSKLRDRIEPDEITYGFLIDGFCEIGDLVEACKVWNRMVEEGLEPDVASCEKIIEAFFKCDRISDAMQMFRSVKMERFHDVGISLYRLLITWLCRKGKVDEAYMVFDEMLKRGISADNPTLAALVYGLLCKGRVREGYKIVEGIKEPDVGVYHGLIKGLLKLRKAKEATQVFREMPERGCEPTMHTYIMLLQGHLGKRGRKGPHPSVNFESIFVGGLVKVGKSLEATKYLERMMDGGGRVEVPRFNYNRFLHCFSNEEGVVMFEEAGKRLKEVGLVDLADILVRYGEKMATRERRRAAVHIDG, encoded by the coding sequence ATGAACCGGATCCGAAAAGTGAAAATACAGGCCCGATACGTTCCGAATTTCCATGCCGGAAACGTGACGGAACCGAAGCCCTCTCCAATCGACCCTTCCAATCTCCTCCGTGTCTGCACGATCCTCTACCAGCGACAGAACGCCACCGACAGGAAACTCTTCTCCAATCTCCGAAACGCTAACTTCCCTCTCACCCACGAATCGTTTCTCCAAGTTTGTAACAGATTCCTGGTTTCCTGGAAACCCGTGTACCGGTTTTTCAGATTCTCCGTATCGGAATCCAAATTCCCACATTCTCCCACCACCCACGACAAGATCCTCGACATCTACGGAAGGTCCCGGAACGTTGAGCTGCTCTGGGAATTCCTTCAGGAGACTGCCGAGAAGAAGCTCGTAACTGTTACGACGCTCCGCATCGCCGCCAGATGGCTCGCGGTGGCGAAAGAGATGAAGAAATGCGTTGAGATGTTTCGGTTATTGGAGGATGCCCATTGCTATGATTCCTACAGTATAGAGGTATTGAATTCCGTGGTGGAGAGCCTCTGCTGTCGGAAGCTTGTATTGGAAGCGAGATATCTGGTTTCGAAGCTGAGAGATCGAATTGAGCCGGATGAGATTACGTATGGGTTTTTGATTGATGGGTTTTGTGAGATTGGTGATTTGGTGGAGGCCTGCAAGGTTTGGAATCGAATGGTGGAGGAAGGACTCGAGCCCGATGTTGCTTCCTGCGAGAAGATTATAGAGGCATTTTTCAAATGTGATAGGATTTCCGATGCGATGCAAATGTTCAGATCTGTAAAGATGGAGAGATTTCATGACGTGGGTatctctttatataggcttttGATCACGTGGTTGTGTAGAAAAGGGAAGGTGGATGAAGCATACatggtgttcgatgaaatgctcaagAGAGGGATAAGTGCTGATAATCCAACATTAGCTGCTTTGGTTTATGGGCTTTTGTGTAAAGGGAGGGTTAGAGAGGGCTATAAGATTGTGGAGGGGATAAAAGAGCCTGATGTGGGTGTTTACCATGGGCTGATCAAGGGTCTGTTGAAGCTTAGAAAGGCAAAGGAAGCCACCCAAGTGTTTAGAGAAATGCCTGAGAGAGGGTGTGAGCCCACcatgcacacatacatcatgctctTGCAGGGGCATTTAGGGAAGAGAGGGAGGAAGGGCCCACATCCATCAGTGAATTTTGAGAGTATATTTGTTGGTGGGTTGGTGAAGGTTGGGAAATCACTGGAGGCTACAAAGTATCTAGAGAGGATGATGGACGGTGGCGGCAGAGTTGAGGTGCCAAGGTTCAACTACAACAGGTTCTTGCATTGCTTCTCGAATGAAGAAGGGGTTGTCATGTTTGAGGAGGCGGGGAAGAGGTTGAAGGAGGTGGGGTTGGTTGATCTGGCTGATATTTTGGTGAGGTATGGGGAGAAGATGGCAACTAGGGAGAGGAGGCGAGCGGCGGTCCACATTGACGGTTAG
- the LOC131253811 gene encoding LOW QUALITY PROTEIN: subtilisin-like protease SBT4.10 (The sequence of the model RefSeq protein was modified relative to this genomic sequence to represent the inferred CDS: deleted 2 bases in 1 codon) gives MHKRKAKNHSPLAHSDARFQYRFLSQLKATLTRSAAINDSTAPVVVSFSSRGANDISKDILKPDISAPGVDILAAFSPVASISKVHGDTRSVKYSILSGTSMACPHATGAAAYVKSFHPKWSPAAIKSALMTTASPMNGNTTVFAYGAGHINPIKAVDPGLVYATQQGDYIKMLCSEGYNSTTLRLITGHKTTCPTSSTATKDLNYPSMTLSVKANSWITANFTRTVTNVVPMNSKYKVTFNPNSSLNITVSPSVLSFKSLGEKRTFIVTVEGAVKKGGPSGRLSATSIVWSDGAHNVRSPIVVYAS, from the exons ATGCACAAACGCAAGGCGAAGAACCATTCACCGCTGGCGCATTCAGATGCAAGATTCCAGTACCGATTTCTCTCTC AACTCAAAGCCACCCTAACAAGAAGTGCAGCCATTAACGACTCCACTGCTCCCGTCGTCGTCTCATTCTCTTCTCGAGGGGCCAACGACATCTCGAAAGACATTCTAAAG CCGGACATAAGCGCTCCCGGAGTAGACATCTTAGCCGCATTTTCCCCTGTGGCTTCAATCTCCAAAGTGCATGGAGACACGAGATCTGTGAAGTATAGTATACTATCTGGGACGTCCATGGCATGTCCCCACGCTACCGGTGCAGCCGCATACGTTAAGTCATTCCATCCAAAATGGTCGCCGGCAGCCATCAAGTCAGCTCTCATGACCACTG CATCCCCAATGAATGGAAACACGACCGTATTCGCCTATGGTGCAGGCCACATCAATCCAATCAAGGCCGTTGATCCGGGCCTTGTTTATGCTACTCAACAAGGAGACTACATAAAAATGCTATGTAGTGAAGGTTACAACTCAACGACGCTACGGCTCATAACCGGGCATAAAACCACATGTCCCACCTCAAGCACAGCTACGAAGGATCTTAATTACCCTTCAATGACATTATCAGTCAAAGCAAACAGTTGGATCACAGCCAATTTCACCAGAACGGTCACTAATGTGGTGCCCATGAATTCAAAATACAAAGTGACATTTAATCCCAACTCTTCGCTTAACATTACGGTTAGCCCGAGCGTGCTATCTTTCAAGTCGTTGGGCGAGAAACGGACATTCATCGTGACGGTTGAAGGGGCGGTGAAGAAAGGCGGCCCGTCGGGCCGTTTGTCC GCTACTTCGATTGTGTGGTCTGATGGTGCCCATAATGTGAGGAGTCCCATAGTTGTGTATGCAAGCTAG